The Glycine max cultivar Williams 82 chromosome 12, Glycine_max_v4.0, whole genome shotgun sequence genome window below encodes:
- the LOC100305571 gene encoding B-box domain protein 30-like: protein MCKGAEGEKQHGFCSSFLHKESATRSAICCELCGLQASLYCQADDAYLCKKCDKRVHEANFLALRHIRCFLCNTCQNLTRRYLIGASLEVVLPANINWTIRNLLNNRGIYRKCSRMHNSPSLFL, encoded by the coding sequence ATGTGCAAAGGTGCAGAAGGAGAAAAGCAACATGGTTTCTGCAGCAGCTTTCTACATAAAGAGAGTGCAACCAGAAGTGCTATATGTTGTGAGCTATGTGGGTTACAGGCTTCATTGTATTGCCAAGCTGATGATGCCTACTTGTGTAAAAAATGCGATAAACGGGTTCATGAAGCTAATTTTTTGGCCCTTAGGCACATTAGGTGCTTTCTGTGCAACACATGTCAGAACCTTACGCGAAGATATCTCATTGGAGCATCACTAGAGGTGGTTCTTCCGGCCAATATAAACTGGACCATTAGAAATCTCCTTAACAACAGAGGAATCTACAGAAAGTGTTCAAGAATGCATAACAGCCCTTCCCTCTTTTTATAA
- the COL12 gene encoding zinc finger protein CONSTANS-LIKE 12-like isoform X2, which produces MDPLCEFCGVVRAVVYCKSDSARLCLHCDGCVHSANSLSRRHSRSLLCDKCNSQPAMIRCMDHKLSLCQGCDWNPNDCSALGHRRVALNCYTGCPSLAEFSRIWSFVFDANSSLGGWESVGTLPKSESCTSQCLEQTDHNGGSFGLVSDKLDEIESCVIYEPWMGQSQIIPSNPNYTPFCKDEAFFFPQDSNQPKECPNLGIHDGSELCEGFNVDNLQLNFESADEIFGCSQDATRYHLEDGGMDCLLMDKNISVTESNSLIESALEASSSIQQDCVAFQSSRAGGSASVMQVINSNTNSALMNPSCTRNISLGFPQGVHSKMPLQFPNIVGENNSTEYQDCRFSQVFLPGESPWESNLEGTCPQARDKAKMRYNEKKKTRMFGKQIRYASRKARADTRKRVKGRFVKAGEAYDYDPLGTRDI; this is translated from the exons ATGGATCCTCTATGTGAGTTTTGTGGGGTGGTGAGAGCTGTGGTTTACTGCAAGTCAGATTCTGCTCGTCTCTGCTTGCATTGCGATGGCTGTGTACACTCTGCAAATTCTTTGTCTCGCAGGCATTCGCGTTCCCTCCTCTGCGATAAGTGCAATTCCCAGCCGGCAATGATCCGCTGCATGGATCATAAGTTGTCATTGTGCCAAGGTTGTGACTGGAATCCAAATGACTGTTCTGCATTGGGACATAGGCGTGTTGCATTGAATTGTTACACTGGTTGTCCCTCTTTGGCTGAGTTTTCCAGGATTTGGTCCTTTGTGTTTGATGCTAATTCCTCACTTGGTGGTTGGGAATCGGTTGGTACTTTGCCAAAAAGTGAGAGCTGCACTAGCCAGTGTTTGGAGCAAACTGATCATAACGGTGGTTCCTTTGGTTTGGTGAGTGACAAGTTGGATGAAATTGAATCTTGTGTCATATATGAACCTTGGATGGGGCAGTCTCAAATCATTCCATCAAATCCAAATTACACGCCGTTCTGCAAAGACGAAGCATTTTTCTTTCCTCAAGACTCAAACCAGCCAAAG GAATGTCCTAATCTAGGAATTCATGATGGGAGTGAACTTTGTGAAGGTTTCAATGTTGATAACCTTCAATTAAACTTTGAAAGTGCTGATGAAATATTTGGCTGTTCACAAGATGCCACAAGATACCACCTTGAAGATGGAGGAATGGACTGTTTATTGATGGATAAAAACATATCAGTCACAGAATCTAATTCACTTATTGAGAGTGCCTTGGAG GCATCATCATCTATCCAACAAGATTGTGTGGCTTTTCAATCATCCAGGGCGGGTGGGTCAGCTAGTGTGATGCAGGTTATCAACAGCAATACAAATTCTGCACTAATGAATCCTAGCTGCACTAGAAACATCAGTCTGGGATTTCCTCAGGGTGTTCATTCAAAGATGCCACTTCAATTTCCCAACATTGTTGGTGAAAATAATTCTACTGAATATCAAGACTGCAGGTTTTCGCAAGTGTTTCTGCCGGGTGAATCCCCCTGGGAATCAAATTTGGAGGGTACATGCCCACAAGCAAGGGATAAAGCTAAAATGAGATacaatgagaaaaagaaaactcgaAT GTTTGGTAAGCAAATAAGATATGCTTCTCGCAAAGCAAGGGCCGATACAAGAAAACGTGTGAAAGGTAGATTTGTTAAAGCAGGTGAAGCATATGATTATGACCCTCTTGGGACAAGGGACATCTAA
- the LOC100806308 gene encoding uclacyanin 1 yields MGVPELMFRVSFMAVLIKLASATNYIVGGPSGGWDTNSNLQSWASSQIFSVGDSLVFQYPPNHDVVEVTKADYDSCQPTNPIQSYNDGATTIPLTLPGKRYFICGTIGHCSQGMKVEIDTLASATNSVTPAASPEDSTTSPAESPEVIISSSPSPLFQTHLESPTFSPVIPSTEFPASTSPLAQHSSDFSASSTSKGNLQAYVAVVLSFLIMLMSF; encoded by the exons ATGGGTGTTCCTGAATTGATGTTCAGGGTATCTTTTATGGCTGTACTCATCAAATTGGCCTCGGCTACAAATTACATTGTTGGAGGACCAAGTGGTGGGTGGGACACAAACTCAAACCTTCAATCATGGGCATCTTCCCAAATATTTTCAGTGGGAGACAGTCTTG TTTTCCAGTACCCGCCAAACCATGATGTGGTTGAAGTTACAAAGGCAGATTATGACTCTTGCCAGCCAACTAACCCAATTCAGTCTTACAATGATGGCGCCACAACCATCCCTCTCACTTTACCGGGGAAAAGATACTTCATCTGTGGGACAATAGGACATTGCAGCCAAGGAATGAAGGTTGAAATAGACACTCTTGCCAGTGCAACAAATTCTGTCACACCAGCAGCATCTCCTGAAGATTCTACTACTTCACCTGCAGAATCTCCTGAAGTCATTATCTCCTCATCCCCAAGTCCATTGTTCCAGACACATCTAGAAAGTCCTACATTCTCTCCAGTCATTCCTTCCACTGAATTTCCTGCTTCTACTTCACCTCTAGCACAACATTCATCAGACTTCTCAGCTTCATCAACCAGTAAAGGAAATCTACAAGCCTATGTCGCAGTAGTGTTAAGCTTTCTAATCATGCTTATGTCCTTCTAA
- the LOC100806838 gene encoding transcription factor bHLH115-like has translation MDMNSSGGACGWLYDYGFDIPVAGSDFMASDSGGFSWGPQSYNFKGPSNMSLEMEYSLDSTVMENGPSKRLRTESCASGSKACREKLRRDKLNERFLELSSILEPGRQPKTDKVALLSDAARVVIQLRNEAERLKEMNDELQAKVKELKGEKNELRDEKNRLKEEKEKLEKQVKLTNIQPSFLPQAPDAKGQVGSHKLIPFIGYPGIAMWQFMSPAAVDTSKDHLLRPPVA, from the exons ATGGACATGAATTCCTCAGGTGGTGCCTGCGGTTGGCTTTATGATTATGGCTTTGATATCCCTGTTGCTGGTTCTGACTTCATGGCTTCAGACTCTGGTGGTTTCAGTTGGGGGCCCCAGAGTTACAACTTCAAGGGTCCTTCAAATATGAG CTTGGAAATGGAATACTCACTGGATTCAACTGTCATGGAAAATGGTCCTTCAAAGCG gTTAAGGACTGAATCATGTGCATCTGGCTCCAAGGCATGTCGTGAGAAATTGCGAAGGGATAAACTTAATGAGAG GTTTCTGGAATTGAGTTCGATCTTGGAGCCTGGTAGACAGCCCAAAACAGACAAAGTTGCATTATTAAGCGATGCGGCTCGAGTGGTAATCCAATTGAGAAATGAAGCCGAGAGGCTGAAGGAAATGAATGATGAATTACAGGCAAAAGTTAAAGAATTGAAG GGTGAGAAGAATGAGCTTCGTGATGAGAAGAATAGGCtgaaggaagagaaagaaaagttggagaAGCAAGTGAAACTGACAAATATACAACCCAGCTTCCTACCTCAAGCCCCAGATGCTAAAGGGCAAGTTGGTAGCCACAAGCTGATACCTTTCATTGGATACCCTGGAATTGCCATGTGGCAGTTTATGTCCCCTGCTGCAGTTGATACTTCAAAGGATCATCTGCTTCGACCTCCAGTTGCATAA
- the LOC100803995 gene encoding cysteine-rich repeat secretory protein 38, with amino-acid sequence MDQVNGLALCRGDVNATNCMACVNEATKKLQERCSKKKGAIVWYDYCLLKYSNEYFFGEIDEKNKFYMVNIYDVDDPSTFSDKVNELLSGLSYNASQTPMLYAVGELQLQESKTLYGLAQCTRDLLGPGCKKCLDDAISDLPNCCDGKQGARVVGGSCYVRYELYPIVEDP; translated from the coding sequence ATGGACCAAGTGAACGGTCTAGCCTTGTGTCGCGGTGACGTCAACGCCACAAACTGCATGGCTTGTGTCAATGAAGCAAccaaaaagcttcaagagagGTGCTCAAAGAAGAAGGGGGCAATAGTATGGTACGATTACTGCCTTCTCAAGTACTCAAATGAATACTTCTTTGGTGAAATTGATGAGAAGAACAAGTTCTATATGGTTAACATATACGACGTGGATGACCCCTCTACTTTCAGTGATAAAGTCAATGAGTTGCTAAGTGGTTTGTCTTATAATGCTTCTCAAACTCCCATGTTGTATGCCGTAGGGGAATTGCAACTCCAAGAGTCAAAAACGTTGTACGGTTTGGCTCAGTGTACAAGGGACCTCCTTGGCCCTGGTTGTAAGAagtgtcttgatgatgctattAGTGATCTTCCAAATTGTTGTGACGGAAAGCAAGGTGCACGGGTTGTGGGTGGGAGCTGCTATGTTAGATATGAACTATACCCTATTGTTGAGGACCCCTAG
- the COL12 gene encoding zinc finger protein CONSTANS-LIKE 12-like isoform X1: MDPLCEFCGVVRAVVYCKSDSARLCLHCDGCVHSANSLSRRHSRSLLCDKCNSQPAMIRCMDHKLSLCQGCDWNPNDCSALGHRRVALNCYTGCPSLAEFSRIWSFVFDANSSLGGWESVGTLPKSESCTSQCLEQTDHNGGSFGLVSDKLDEIESCVIYEPWMGQSQIIPSNPNYTPFCKDEAFFFPQDSNQPKLQECPNLGIHDGSELCEGFNVDNLQLNFESADEIFGCSQDATRYHLEDGGMDCLLMDKNISVTESNSLIESALEASSSIQQDCVAFQSSRAGGSASVMQVINSNTNSALMNPSCTRNISLGFPQGVHSKMPLQFPNIVGENNSTEYQDCRFSQVFLPGESPWESNLEGTCPQARDKAKMRYNEKKKTRMFGKQIRYASRKARADTRKRVKGRFVKAGEAYDYDPLGTRDI, encoded by the exons ATGGATCCTCTATGTGAGTTTTGTGGGGTGGTGAGAGCTGTGGTTTACTGCAAGTCAGATTCTGCTCGTCTCTGCTTGCATTGCGATGGCTGTGTACACTCTGCAAATTCTTTGTCTCGCAGGCATTCGCGTTCCCTCCTCTGCGATAAGTGCAATTCCCAGCCGGCAATGATCCGCTGCATGGATCATAAGTTGTCATTGTGCCAAGGTTGTGACTGGAATCCAAATGACTGTTCTGCATTGGGACATAGGCGTGTTGCATTGAATTGTTACACTGGTTGTCCCTCTTTGGCTGAGTTTTCCAGGATTTGGTCCTTTGTGTTTGATGCTAATTCCTCACTTGGTGGTTGGGAATCGGTTGGTACTTTGCCAAAAAGTGAGAGCTGCACTAGCCAGTGTTTGGAGCAAACTGATCATAACGGTGGTTCCTTTGGTTTGGTGAGTGACAAGTTGGATGAAATTGAATCTTGTGTCATATATGAACCTTGGATGGGGCAGTCTCAAATCATTCCATCAAATCCAAATTACACGCCGTTCTGCAAAGACGAAGCATTTTTCTTTCCTCAAGACTCAAACCAGCCAAAG CTGCAGGAATGTCCTAATCTAGGAATTCATGATGGGAGTGAACTTTGTGAAGGTTTCAATGTTGATAACCTTCAATTAAACTTTGAAAGTGCTGATGAAATATTTGGCTGTTCACAAGATGCCACAAGATACCACCTTGAAGATGGAGGAATGGACTGTTTATTGATGGATAAAAACATATCAGTCACAGAATCTAATTCACTTATTGAGAGTGCCTTGGAG GCATCATCATCTATCCAACAAGATTGTGTGGCTTTTCAATCATCCAGGGCGGGTGGGTCAGCTAGTGTGATGCAGGTTATCAACAGCAATACAAATTCTGCACTAATGAATCCTAGCTGCACTAGAAACATCAGTCTGGGATTTCCTCAGGGTGTTCATTCAAAGATGCCACTTCAATTTCCCAACATTGTTGGTGAAAATAATTCTACTGAATATCAAGACTGCAGGTTTTCGCAAGTGTTTCTGCCGGGTGAATCCCCCTGGGAATCAAATTTGGAGGGTACATGCCCACAAGCAAGGGATAAAGCTAAAATGAGATacaatgagaaaaagaaaactcgaAT GTTTGGTAAGCAAATAAGATATGCTTCTCGCAAAGCAAGGGCCGATACAAGAAAACGTGTGAAAGGTAGATTTGTTAAAGCAGGTGAAGCATATGATTATGACCCTCTTGGGACAAGGGACATCTAA
- the COL12 gene encoding zinc finger protein CONSTANS-LIKE 12-like, whose translation MDPLCEFCGVVRAVVYCKSDSARLCLHCDGCVHSANSLSRRHSRSLLCDKCNSQPAMIRCMDHKLSLCQGCDWNPNDCSALGHRRVALNCYTGCPSLAEFSRIWSFVFDANSSLGGWESVGTLPKSESCTSQCLEQTDHNGGSFGLSQIIPSNPNYTPFCKDEAFFFPQDSNQPKECPNLGIHDGSELCEGFNVDNLQLNFESADEIFGCSQDATRYHLEDGGMDCLLMDKNISVTESNSLIESALEVILETHFIILHSNFMASSSIQQDCVAFQSSRAGGSASVMQVINSNTNSALMNPSCTRNISLGFPQGVHSKMPLQFPNIVGENNSTEYQDCRFSQVFLPGESPWESNLEGTCPQARDKAKMRYNEKKKTRMFGKQIRYASRKARADTRKRVKGRFVKAGEAYDYDPLGTRDI comes from the exons ATGGATCCTCTATGTGAGTTTTGTGGGGTGGTGAGAGCTGTGGTTTACTGCAAGTCAGATTCTGCTCGTCTCTGCTTGCATTGCGATGGCTGTGTACACTCTGCAAATTCTTTGTCTCGCAGGCATTCGCGTTCCCTCCTCTGCGATAAGTGCAATTCCCAGCCGGCAATGATCCGCTGCATGGATCATAAGTTGTCATTGTGCCAAGGTTGTGACTGGAATCCAAATGACTGTTCTGCATTGGGACATAGGCGTGTTGCATTGAATTGTTACACTGGTTGTCCCTCTTTGGCTGAGTTTTCCAGGATTTGGTCCTTTGTGTTTGATGCTAATTCCTCACTTGGTGGTTGGGAATCGGTTGGTACTTTGCCAAAAAGTGAGAGCTGCACTAGCCAGTGTTTGGAGCAAACTGATCATAACGGTGGTTCCTTTGGTTTG TCTCAAATCATTCCATCAAATCCAAATTACACGCCGTTCTGCAAAGACGAAGCATTTTTCTTTCCTCAAGACTCAAACCAGCCAAAG GAATGTCCTAATCTAGGAATTCATGATGGGAGTGAACTTTGTGAAGGTTTCAATGTTGATAACCTTCAATTAAACTTTGAAAGTGCTGATGAAATATTTGGCTGTTCACAAGATGCCACAAGATACCACCTTGAAGATGGAGGAATGGACTGTTTATTGATGGATAAAAACATATCAGTCACAGAATCTAATTCACTTATTGAGAGTGCCTTGGAGGTTATCCTCGaaactcattttattattcTCCACTCTAACTTTATG GCATCATCATCTATCCAACAAGATTGTGTGGCTTTTCAATCATCCAGGGCGGGTGGGTCAGCTAGTGTGATGCAGGTTATCAACAGCAATACAAATTCTGCACTAATGAATCCTAGCTGCACTAGAAACATCAGTCTGGGATTTCCTCAGGGTGTTCATTCAAAGATGCCACTTCAATTTCCCAACATTGTTGGTGAAAATAATTCTACTGAATATCAAGACTGCAGGTTTTCGCAAGTGTTTCTGCCGGGTGAATCCCCCTGGGAATCAAATTTGGAGGGTACATGCCCACAAGCAAGGGATAAAGCTAAAATGAGATacaatgagaaaaagaaaactcgaAT GTTTGGTAAGCAAATAAGATATGCTTCTCGCAAAGCAAGGGCCGATACAAGAAAACGTGTGAAAGGTAGATTTGTTAAAGCAGGTGAAGCATATGATTATGACCCTCTTGGGACAAGGGACATCTAA